One Antiquaquibacter oligotrophicus genomic region harbors:
- a CDS encoding histidinol-phosphate transaminase, protein MTSLDELPIRDDLRGKKPYGAPQDLVPVRLNVNENTHPIPEDVATDIVRSLARAVLGANRYPDREFTELRTALADYLGHGVTAENIWAANGSNEVLQHVLQAFGGPGRRVLGFPPTYSMHSIIAGGTGTTWVTGERGPDYVLTEADVVGAIRQTRPDVVFLCSPNNPTGTPLDIDVIAAAYDATDGIVLVDEAYAEFASGPSALTLLEGRPRLLVSRTMSKAFAFAGIRLGYLAADPAVIDALRLVRLPYHLSALTQAAAVAALAHADEMLAMVDEIIVQRDRMIEALPALGYEPLPSAANFVLFGGVADPHALFTKLYAEGVLIRDVGIPGHLRVTAGTEAETSIFLDTLARLSGR, encoded by the coding sequence GTGACATCCCTCGACGAACTCCCGATCAGAGACGACCTCCGAGGCAAGAAGCCCTATGGCGCACCTCAAGACCTGGTCCCCGTGCGTCTCAACGTCAATGAGAACACGCATCCGATCCCCGAAGACGTCGCGACCGACATAGTCCGTTCGCTAGCTCGGGCCGTTTTGGGGGCAAACCGGTACCCCGATCGCGAGTTCACAGAACTGCGAACCGCTCTGGCTGACTATCTCGGCCACGGTGTCACCGCCGAGAACATTTGGGCGGCCAATGGGTCGAACGAGGTCTTACAGCACGTGCTCCAGGCCTTCGGTGGGCCGGGACGCCGTGTGCTCGGTTTCCCTCCCACCTACTCGATGCACTCGATCATCGCGGGAGGAACGGGCACGACGTGGGTCACCGGCGAGCGTGGTCCCGATTACGTCCTGACCGAAGCAGACGTGGTGGGTGCGATTAGACAGACGCGCCCAGATGTGGTGTTCCTGTGCTCACCCAACAACCCGACGGGCACACCCCTCGATATCGACGTGATCGCGGCCGCATACGACGCCACCGACGGCATCGTTCTCGTCGACGAGGCGTACGCGGAGTTCGCAAGCGGCCCGTCCGCCCTCACCCTTCTCGAGGGGCGTCCGCGTCTCTTGGTGAGCCGCACGATGAGCAAGGCGTTCGCATTCGCTGGGATCCGTCTCGGATATTTAGCCGCCGACCCGGCGGTGATCGATGCGTTGAGACTCGTCCGTCTTCCGTATCACCTCTCCGCGCTGACCCAGGCCGCAGCGGTGGCGGCCCTCGCTCACGCCGATGAGATGCTCGCCATGGTCGACGAGATCATTGTGCAGCGCGACCGGATGATCGAAGCCCTCCCGGCGCTCGGCTACGAGCCCTTGCCGAGCGCTGCGAACTTCGTCCTGTTCGGCGGGGTGGCAGATCCTCACGCGCTGTTCACCAAGCTCTATGCCGAGGGAGTCCTCATTCGGGATGTAGGAATCCCCGGGCACTTGCGTGTCACCGCAGGAACTGAGGCAGAGACCTCCATTTTTCTCGACACCTTGGCGCGATTGAGCGGCCGCTGA
- a CDS encoding LysM peptidoglycan-binding domain-containing protein: protein MSTMTFPSMTYSASVRPAQPRLRITRRGRRVLFGMLVTPVIAVALAFAINGGGAVASLEGSTASFDVVTVETGESLWQVAESVAPTSDPREVIDAIVRLNRLESADVYAGQQLTIPLEYAAH, encoded by the coding sequence ATGAGCACGATGACTTTTCCCTCGATGACGTATTCGGCCTCGGTCCGCCCCGCCCAGCCGCGCTTGCGCATCACTCGACGGGGTCGTCGTGTCCTGTTCGGGATGCTGGTGACGCCGGTGATTGCTGTTGCTCTCGCGTTCGCAATCAATGGGGGCGGTGCCGTTGCCTCTCTCGAAGGGTCTACCGCCTCCTTCGACGTGGTCACTGTCGAGACCGGGGAGTCGCTGTGGCAGGTCGCAGAATCGGTTGCTCCCACCTCCGACCCACGGGAAGTGATTGACGCGATCGTCCGACTCAACCGTCTCGAGTCTGCCGATGTGTATGCCGGCCAACAGTTGACGATTCCGCTCGAGTACGCGGCCCACTGA
- the lexA gene encoding transcriptional repressor LexA translates to MTDATPEQFGEKPATRRRKSLSEKQMAILDVIQRSVATRGYPPSMREIGDAVGLASLSSVTHQLGQLELSGYLRRDPNRPRAMEVLIDLPELETGSVVESGAPSVGDAALVPLVGRIAAGIPITADEQIDEVFPLPRRLVGKGELFMLKVVGDSMIDAAICDGDWVVVRQQSDATNGDIVAAMLDSEATVKVFRQRDGHTWLLPRNSAFEPILGDHAEVLGKVVAVLRAV, encoded by the coding sequence GTGACCGACGCAACGCCTGAACAGTTCGGCGAAAAACCAGCCACCCGTCGCCGCAAGAGCCTCAGCGAGAAGCAGATGGCCATCCTTGACGTGATTCAGCGATCCGTCGCGACCCGCGGTTATCCGCCGAGCATGCGCGAGATCGGCGACGCTGTCGGCCTCGCATCCCTCTCCAGCGTCACCCATCAACTCGGTCAACTCGAGTTGAGTGGCTACCTCCGGCGCGACCCGAATCGCCCCCGCGCAATGGAAGTACTCATCGACCTTCCCGAGCTGGAAACGGGTTCGGTTGTCGAGAGCGGTGCCCCGTCGGTGGGAGACGCGGCCCTCGTGCCCCTCGTCGGCAGGATCGCTGCCGGAATTCCCATCACGGCAGACGAGCAAATTGATGAGGTTTTCCCCCTCCCCCGCAGGCTCGTGGGCAAGGGAGAGCTGTTCATGCTCAAGGTTGTCGGTGATTCCATGATCGATGCGGCCATTTGCGACGGCGATTGGGTCGTCGTGCGTCAGCAGAGTGACGCCACTAACGGCGATATCGTCGCGGCCATGCTCGACAGCGAAGCAACGGTCAAAGTGTTCCGCCAGCGCGACGGACACACCTGGCTTCTCCCCCGAAATTCTGCGTTCGAACCCATTCTGGGTGACCACGCGGAGGTGCTCGGCAAGGTTGTGGCGGTCCTACGCGCGGTGTAA
- the metE gene encoding 5-methyltetrahydropteroyltriglutamate--homocysteine S-methyltransferase, producing MTVSFPTGTILGYPRIGRRRELKRAVEAFWAGKISAEELEQSASELRAATRERLVSLGLGRSDSSIPEAFSFYDQVLDAAVTVGAVPERFARLVKEDGSVDLAGYFTIARGEGQDAPLEMTKWFDSNYHYLVPEIGPETDFHLASDRLVREVAEATVAGYRTRPVIVGPVTFLLLSKPSDGAPADFQPIDRLDDLLPVYAELLAALTAAGAEWVQLDEPALVSESIDVPREVVLEATRRAYEALGSSVVRPAIFVASPYASLDDALPVLASTPVEAIGLDLVKGSLPSGFTTDKVLVGGVIDGHNVWRGDLDNAFSALERLRSSNPNVAVSTSTSLFHVPHDVEDEPLLEGWLKSWLAFADQKVAQVSILAKGLTEGRNAIADELQAATDALEARHAAAGVHDGAVRERAASLTPSDFSRGDYSARLAAQEEALHLPFLPTTTIGSFPQTGDIRKARAALVRGELSHDDYVEAMRAEIRRVVDLQEEIGLDVIVHGEPERNDMVQYFAENLDGFAVTQNGWVQSYGSRCTRPSILWGDVSRPAPITVEWSTYTQSLTYKPVKGMLTGPVTILAWSFVRDDQPLRETANQVALALRDEIADLEAAGIGIIQVDEPALRELLPLKKKDHDDYLDWSVGSFRLATAGVEDRTQIHTHLCYSEFGVVIDAINRLDADVTSIEAARSKMEVVPDIKRSGFGRGIGPGVYDIHSPRVPSVEEVSELIEIALGSIPERQVWVNPDCGLKTRGYDETVQSLANVLEATRAARAKATV from the coding sequence ATGACCGTCTCATTCCCCACCGGCACAATCCTCGGTTACCCGCGCATCGGCCGTCGACGCGAGCTGAAGCGCGCGGTCGAGGCCTTCTGGGCAGGAAAGATCAGCGCAGAGGAACTGGAGCAGTCCGCTTCTGAACTCCGAGCGGCAACGCGTGAGCGGCTCGTCTCCCTCGGTCTCGGGCGATCCGATTCGTCCATTCCCGAGGCGTTCAGCTTCTACGACCAGGTCCTGGACGCCGCCGTCACAGTAGGTGCAGTGCCGGAACGATTCGCGCGTTTGGTGAAGGAAGACGGGTCCGTCGACCTGGCCGGCTACTTCACGATTGCGCGAGGCGAGGGTCAGGACGCACCCCTCGAGATGACGAAATGGTTCGACTCGAACTACCACTACCTCGTGCCGGAGATCGGTCCGGAGACCGACTTCCACCTGGCATCGGATCGCCTCGTGCGCGAGGTGGCGGAGGCGACGGTCGCGGGATACCGCACTCGACCCGTCATCGTCGGTCCCGTCACCTTCCTCCTCCTGAGCAAGCCGAGCGACGGTGCCCCGGCGGATTTCCAGCCGATCGATCGTCTGGACGACCTCCTCCCTGTTTATGCCGAGTTGCTCGCGGCACTGACGGCAGCCGGCGCGGAATGGGTTCAACTCGACGAGCCTGCGCTCGTGAGCGAGAGCATTGACGTACCTCGTGAGGTCGTTCTCGAGGCCACTCGCCGCGCCTACGAGGCGCTGGGGTCTTCGGTCGTGCGGCCCGCCATTTTTGTTGCGTCGCCTTATGCTTCGCTCGACGACGCACTCCCCGTGCTCGCGTCAACGCCCGTGGAGGCTATAGGGCTAGATCTGGTCAAGGGCTCACTCCCGTCGGGCTTCACCACGGACAAGGTTCTCGTCGGCGGGGTCATCGACGGACACAACGTATGGCGCGGCGACCTCGACAACGCGTTTTCCGCGCTCGAGAGACTGCGGAGTTCAAACCCGAACGTGGCCGTGTCGACATCGACGAGCCTCTTCCACGTGCCACACGACGTTGAGGATGAGCCGTTGCTCGAAGGCTGGTTGAAGAGTTGGCTCGCCTTCGCCGATCAGAAAGTGGCCCAGGTGTCGATCCTGGCCAAGGGTCTCACCGAGGGTCGGAATGCCATTGCGGACGAGTTGCAAGCGGCCACGGATGCCCTCGAAGCCCGTCACGCGGCAGCGGGCGTGCACGACGGCGCCGTGCGCGAGCGCGCTGCATCCCTCACTCCGAGCGACTTCTCGCGCGGCGACTACTCCGCGCGGCTGGCAGCGCAGGAGGAGGCTCTGCATCTCCCCTTCCTGCCGACGACGACGATCGGGTCTTTCCCCCAGACCGGCGACATCCGGAAGGCTCGTGCTGCACTCGTGCGGGGCGAACTCAGCCACGATGACTACGTGGAGGCCATGCGTGCCGAGATCCGTCGAGTCGTCGACCTCCAGGAGGAAATCGGCCTCGATGTCATCGTGCACGGCGAGCCCGAACGCAACGACATGGTTCAGTACTTCGCGGAGAATCTGGACGGTTTCGCGGTGACGCAGAACGGCTGGGTGCAATCTTACGGATCGCGCTGTACGCGCCCGTCGATCCTCTGGGGCGACGTCTCACGTCCTGCGCCCATCACTGTCGAGTGGTCGACGTACACCCAAAGCCTCACATACAAGCCCGTGAAGGGCATGCTCACGGGACCGGTAACGATCCTGGCCTGGTCGTTCGTGCGTGATGACCAACCGCTGCGAGAGACAGCGAACCAGGTGGCCCTCGCCTTGCGCGATGAGATCGCGGACCTCGAAGCGGCGGGCATCGGAATCATTCAGGTCGATGAACCGGCGTTGCGTGAGTTGCTCCCCCTCAAGAAGAAGGATCACGACGACTACCTCGACTGGTCGGTCGGTTCGTTCCGGCTCGCGACGGCCGGCGTAGAGGACCGCACTCAGATCCACACTCACCTGTGTTATTCGGAGTTTGGTGTCGTCATCGACGCCATCAACCGTCTCGATGCCGACGTCACGTCGATCGAAGCGGCTCGCTCGAAGATGGAGGTCGTGCCGGACATCAAGCGCAGCGGATTTGGGCGTGGCATCGGACCCGGGGTCTACGACATCCACTCTCCACGAGTGCCCTCGGTCGAGGAAGTCTCCGAACTCATCGAAATCGCCCTCGGTTCCATTCCGGAGCGCCAGGTGTGGGTGAACCCGGATTGTGGTCTCAAGACGCGCGGCTACGACGAAACCGTCCAGTCACTCGCCAACGTTCTCGAGGCCACACGAGCGGCGCGAGCGAAGGCGACCGTCTAG
- a CDS encoding methylenetetrahydrofolate reductase, with translation MSERPHFPARPTFSFELYPPRSGDAEAALYASIAELVAASPEFISVTYGASGSTRGLSLAVLTHMLSTTSVKPMAHLTCVGSSYAEASGLIREFLDAGITSFLALRGDPPAGSTEDDDFLGDLGSAGELVQLIHRVQKEREPFRFGDVPGFPGAKRVESGEKVTIAVAAFPNGHPRSRSVEQDLDTLLAKEAAGANLAITQLFFHADEYLSFVERAREAGVTMRILPGIMPVLSIRRLERIIELTGEETPVDLHRALESAGDEEAQRRVGIAHAIELGTSLLDGGAPGLHLYTFNQHSAPLAVLRGVGLLDDAARYPSLEESDIA, from the coding sequence GTGAGTGAGCGACCGCATTTCCCCGCGCGCCCGACGTTCTCGTTTGAGCTCTATCCGCCGAGATCGGGTGACGCCGAGGCCGCGCTGTATGCCTCGATCGCAGAACTCGTGGCTGCGTCGCCGGAGTTCATCTCGGTGACGTACGGCGCAAGTGGTTCGACCCGAGGACTCTCCCTTGCCGTGCTCACGCACATGTTGTCGACGACGTCGGTCAAACCGATGGCCCATCTGACGTGTGTTGGTTCCTCCTACGCGGAGGCCAGCGGGCTCATCCGGGAGTTCCTGGATGCCGGCATCACGAGCTTCCTTGCCCTTCGGGGAGACCCGCCAGCGGGGTCGACAGAGGATGATGACTTCCTCGGTGACCTCGGCAGTGCCGGCGAGCTCGTGCAACTCATCCATCGTGTGCAGAAGGAGCGGGAGCCCTTCCGCTTCGGCGATGTGCCTGGATTCCCCGGTGCCAAACGAGTGGAGAGCGGCGAGAAGGTCACGATTGCGGTTGCGGCGTTCCCGAACGGCCATCCGCGATCGCGATCGGTTGAGCAGGATCTCGACACCCTGCTCGCCAAGGAAGCCGCGGGTGCGAATCTCGCGATCACCCAGTTGTTTTTCCACGCGGACGAGTACCTCAGCTTCGTCGAGCGTGCACGCGAGGCGGGAGTGACGATGCGAATCCTGCCCGGGATCATGCCCGTGCTGAGCATCCGACGCCTGGAGCGGATCATCGAGCTTACGGGCGAGGAGACTCCCGTTGACCTCCACCGTGCGCTCGAGAGCGCTGGCGACGAGGAAGCCCAGCGACGCGTCGGAATCGCCCACGCGATCGAGCTCGGGACGTCACTACTCGACGGGGGCGCCCCCGGCCTTCACCTGTATACCTTCAACCAACATTCGGCACCTCTCGCCGTGCTTCGCGGGGTCGGACTCCTCGATGACGCGGCACGATACCCATCACTGGAAGAAAGCGACATCGCATGA
- the hflX gene encoding GTPase HflX, whose protein sequence is MTTDKLSQSAATGNDAAEQSDAERVLVRQSTQAATVSRFGSATALALQDDAHYEDLRDGEQFDREDRQALRRVPGLSTELEDVTEVEYRQLRLENVVLIGVYSAGTVQDAENSLRELAALAETAGAVVLDGLLQRRPHPDPSTYFGKGKAEELRDVVAATGADTVIADTELAPSQRRALEDVVRVKVIDRTAVILDIFSQHAKSREGRAQVELAQLEYLLPRLRGWGESMSRQAGGQVGAGTGMGSRGPGETKIELDRRRIHSRMAKLRRQIKGFAPAREAKRANRNRFEVPSVAIAGYTNAGKSSLLNRITRAGVLVENALFATLDATVRRSSTPDGRLFTLADTVGFVRNLPHQLVEAFRSTLEEVGQSDVIVHVVDASHPDPAGQLATVRDVIGELGARDIPEIVVFNKSDLADDDHRLVLRGLEPNGVFVSARTGEGVDELLAQIAELLPSPEIELDLLVPYDRGEIISRLHVQGRVLSTEYEESGTRVRALVHPGRTAELEAFVVSA, encoded by the coding sequence ATGACGACAGACAAACTTTCGCAATCCGCCGCAACGGGCAACGACGCCGCCGAGCAGAGCGATGCGGAGCGTGTGCTGGTGCGGCAGTCCACGCAGGCGGCAACGGTGTCGCGGTTCGGATCGGCAACCGCGCTTGCACTCCAGGACGATGCCCACTACGAGGATCTTCGCGACGGCGAGCAGTTCGATCGAGAGGATCGGCAGGCGCTTCGGCGCGTACCTGGCCTCTCGACCGAGCTCGAGGACGTCACCGAGGTTGAGTATCGACAGCTTCGCCTGGAGAACGTTGTCCTCATCGGGGTCTACTCCGCTGGCACAGTGCAGGATGCCGAGAACTCCCTGCGCGAGTTGGCGGCGCTGGCCGAAACGGCGGGCGCCGTGGTTCTCGACGGGCTGCTTCAACGCCGGCCGCACCCCGACCCGAGCACGTACTTCGGTAAGGGAAAGGCCGAGGAACTTCGGGACGTCGTGGCTGCAACAGGAGCCGACACGGTCATCGCCGACACTGAGCTCGCCCCGAGTCAGCGCCGTGCGCTCGAAGACGTCGTGCGAGTGAAAGTTATCGACAGGACAGCGGTCATTCTCGACATCTTCTCTCAGCACGCCAAGAGCCGCGAGGGTCGGGCGCAGGTCGAACTCGCGCAACTCGAGTACCTTCTTCCGCGACTTCGCGGTTGGGGTGAGTCCATGTCCCGCCAGGCCGGTGGCCAGGTCGGCGCCGGAACGGGAATGGGGAGCCGCGGACCAGGTGAGACGAAGATCGAACTCGATCGACGTCGCATCCATTCGCGCATGGCCAAGCTCCGCCGCCAGATCAAGGGCTTCGCTCCTGCTCGCGAAGCGAAGCGGGCCAACCGTAACCGCTTCGAGGTGCCGAGTGTGGCCATTGCGGGGTACACGAACGCAGGCAAATCGAGTCTCCTCAACCGCATCACACGCGCCGGAGTGCTCGTGGAGAACGCTCTGTTCGCAACCCTGGATGCCACGGTCCGCCGCTCGAGCACGCCAGACGGTCGTCTGTTCACACTCGCGGACACGGTCGGCTTCGTTCGAAACCTGCCGCACCAGTTGGTGGAGGCATTCCGTTCGACTCTCGAGGAGGTCGGTCAGTCCGACGTCATCGTCCACGTCGTTGATGCGTCGCACCCGGATCCGGCAGGTCAGCTTGCCACCGTCCGCGACGTCATCGGTGAACTGGGCGCTCGTGACATCCCCGAGATTGTTGTCTTCAACAAGTCAGATCTTGCCGACGACGATCACCGACTCGTGCTTCGCGGCCTGGAGCCGAATGGTGTGTTCGTCTCGGCGCGCACCGGCGAGGGTGTCGACGAGTTGCTCGCGCAGATCGCGGAGCTCCTCCCGAGCCCCGAAATCGAACTCGACCTCCTCGTGCCCTACGACCGTGGCGAGATCATCTCGCGCCTCCATGTCCAGGGCAGGGTGCTCAGCACCGAGTACGAAGAGTCGGGAACTCGTGTTCGTGCCCTCGTCCACCCCGGACGAACAGCTGAACTCGAAGCGTTTGTTGTGTCGGCGTAA
- a CDS encoding class I SAM-dependent methyltransferase, with protein sequence MANEHYFSSSPGSELKPRTVHVRIAGVDRDVITAGGVFSPDRIDTGTQVLLASVPPPPPGGNLLDLGCGWGPIALTLATESPHATVWAVDVNERALDLVRANAEKLSMTNVNAVLPQDVPDDVVFTTLWSNPPIRVGKNELHGLLERWLPRVEIGSDAWLVVQRNLGSDSLHRWLQARFPEDFSVVRAATNKGYRVLRARRRTGMTAPIEVIEPD encoded by the coding sequence ATGGCAAACGAGCACTACTTCTCTTCTTCCCCGGGAAGTGAGCTCAAGCCGCGGACCGTTCACGTGCGCATCGCCGGTGTTGACCGCGACGTGATTACGGCGGGTGGCGTCTTCAGCCCCGACCGCATTGACACAGGCACACAGGTGCTCCTCGCGAGCGTCCCTCCCCCACCACCGGGCGGAAACCTTCTCGATCTCGGATGCGGGTGGGGGCCGATTGCCCTCACACTCGCAACGGAGTCACCTCACGCGACGGTGTGGGCAGTGGACGTCAACGAGCGCGCACTCGATCTTGTGCGGGCTAACGCCGAAAAACTGTCCATGACAAACGTCAACGCGGTTCTGCCTCAGGATGTTCCCGATGACGTCGTTTTTACTACCCTCTGGTCGAACCCGCCGATTCGGGTGGGCAAAAACGAGCTTCACGGCCTCCTCGAGCGGTGGCTTCCCCGTGTCGAGATCGGTTCGGATGCGTGGCTTGTCGTCCAGCGCAACCTTGGTTCCGATTCCCTCCACCGCTGGCTGCAAGCTCGGTTCCCGGAGGACTTCTCTGTCGTGCGGGCCGCAACAAACAAGGGTTATCGCGTGCTGCGAGCTCGGCGGCGAACGGGCATGACGGCGCCCATCGAGGTCATCGAGCCCGACTAG
- the dapF gene encoding diaminopimelate epimerase translates to MTTIAFTKGQGTGNDFVLFADPEGETDLTAAQVAAICDRHFGVGADGILRAVRSSNLEAGAAALAEDPDAEWFMDYRNADGSIAEMCGNGIRVFTRFLLENELATLSPGETLPIGTRSGVRDVQLATDGFSADLGRWKLDGGEPLVRAKELPVARPGLGINVGNPHVVVALATEEELEEADLAYAPLLDPVPENGANVEFMVAADPLVSDGVGHVRMRVHERGSGETLSCGTGAVATALAARYWAGEGAPNQWRVDVAGGRVGVRMFPTQEGEHVSLSGPAELVFSGVLEV, encoded by the coding sequence ATGACCACGATCGCCTTCACCAAGGGCCAAGGCACGGGAAATGATTTTGTGCTTTTCGCGGACCCCGAAGGCGAGACCGATCTCACGGCGGCGCAAGTCGCCGCCATCTGCGACCGCCATTTCGGCGTGGGCGCCGACGGCATCCTTCGAGCGGTCCGCAGCAGCAACCTCGAGGCGGGTGCTGCAGCACTCGCCGAGGACCCGGACGCCGAATGGTTCATGGACTACCGCAACGCCGATGGCTCGATTGCAGAGATGTGTGGCAATGGAATACGCGTTTTCACCCGGTTCCTCCTCGAGAACGAGCTCGCAACGCTGAGCCCGGGCGAGACGCTCCCGATCGGTACGCGAAGCGGTGTGCGTGACGTGCAACTGGCGACGGACGGTTTCTCGGCGGACCTCGGCAGATGGAAGCTCGACGGTGGTGAGCCACTTGTGCGCGCCAAAGAGCTACCCGTGGCGCGGCCCGGACTCGGCATCAATGTGGGAAACCCCCATGTCGTTGTTGCTCTGGCGACCGAGGAGGAACTCGAGGAGGCCGATCTCGCCTACGCACCATTGCTCGATCCCGTACCGGAGAACGGTGCAAACGTCGAGTTCATGGTCGCCGCCGACCCCCTTGTCAGTGACGGGGTCGGCCATGTGAGGATGCGCGTGCACGAGCGCGGCAGCGGAGAAACGCTTTCGTGCGGCACCGGAGCTGTAGCGACCGCTCTCGCGGCGCGCTATTGGGCCGGGGAGGGCGCGCCGAACCAGTGGCGCGTCGACGTGGCGGGCGGCCGCGTCGGAGTGCGCATGTTTCCCACGCAAGAGGGCGAGCATGTCTCCCTGAGTGGCCCCGCTGAACTCGTTTTCAGTGGGGTGTTGGAGGTCTAG
- the miaA gene encoding tRNA (adenosine(37)-N6)-dimethylallyltransferase MiaA translates to MGQRLIVIVGATGTGKSALSLDLAERVGDAEIVNADAMQLYRGMDIGTAKVPMGERRGIRHHLLDVLDPSEEASVARYQREARRAVEEIEARGAVPILVGGSGLYVSSVIQDFEFPGTDPDIRARIENELRDRGPGLLFERLALLDPAAAASIGPHNGRRIVRALEVIEMTGEPFGAGLPENRPPWRDAVIFFLQSPRDELVTRLDSRASGMFESGLTEEVRRLRPGGLGVTASRAIGYAQALAHLDGAATIDEAIAETAALTRRYARRQVGWFKRYPNAVALRSGSPTLVSDADRHIRQD, encoded by the coding sequence GTGGGCCAACGCCTCATCGTCATTGTCGGGGCAACAGGAACCGGCAAGAGTGCGCTATCGCTCGACCTCGCGGAGCGTGTCGGTGATGCGGAGATCGTCAACGCGGATGCCATGCAGCTCTATCGCGGCATGGATATCGGCACGGCAAAGGTGCCTATGGGGGAACGTCGGGGGATCCGCCATCACCTCCTTGACGTGCTTGATCCCAGCGAGGAGGCGTCGGTAGCGCGGTATCAGCGTGAAGCCCGCCGCGCCGTCGAGGAGATCGAGGCGCGGGGTGCTGTGCCGATCCTCGTGGGAGGGTCCGGACTCTATGTTTCCAGTGTCATCCAGGACTTCGAGTTCCCCGGAACCGATCCCGATATTCGGGCACGGATCGAGAATGAACTCCGTGATCGCGGCCCCGGTCTTCTCTTCGAGCGGCTTGCCCTCCTCGACCCGGCGGCAGCAGCCTCGATTGGGCCGCACAACGGGCGGCGAATCGTTCGCGCACTCGAAGTCATCGAGATGACCGGTGAGCCATTCGGCGCTGGTTTGCCGGAGAACCGGCCCCCGTGGCGCGACGCTGTGATCTTCTTTCTGCAGTCGCCCCGGGATGAGCTCGTCACCCGCCTCGACAGCAGAGCGTCGGGGATGTTCGAGAGCGGTCTCACTGAGGAGGTGCGCCGATTACGTCCCGGGGGTCTGGGTGTGACGGCCAGCCGTGCCATCGGTTACGCGCAGGCGCTCGCCCATCTCGACGGCGCGGCAACCATCGATGAGGCGATCGCCGAGACCGCGGCTCTCACACGCCGGTACGCGCGACGCCAGGTGGGCTGGTTCAAGCGGTACCCCAATGCCGTGGCACTTCGCTCGGGCAGCCCGACCCTCGTGAGCGATGCCGACCGGCACATACGGCAGGATTGA